Within Deltaproteobacteria bacterium, the genomic segment AGAGAAGACCGAAAAACGAATCTGGGCAGCAGGCATTACCACCTGGGAAGAATTCTTACACTCTCCTTCACAAGTTCCTGTTTCTCAATGGCAACGCGATCTGGGCTGTCGGGAGCTGGAACAATCCCTCCATGCGCTTGAACGTCGCGATGCTCACTACTTCACGAACAAGCTTTCTGGCGCATTGCAATGGCGATTGTTTCCTGAGTTTGGACAACGTATCGCCTATCTTGATATCGAGACAACAGGAGCGGTTGCCGGCCTCTCTCACGTCACCGTTGTTGGGGTCTACGATGGCAGTCAACCCCGCGTGTACGTTCGCGGAGTCGATCTCGACCACTTCGCCAGCGACATCGATCAGTTCACTATGCTCGTCACCTACAACGGCAAACTTTTTGACCTGCCGTTCCTGCGGCAGGAGTTAGGTATTCCTCTTGCGCATGCGCATATCGATCTGCGCTATCCGCTCGCGGCTCTGGGATACAC encodes:
- a CDS encoding exonuclease, translated to MLQHTFQHLHGIGEKTEKRIWAAGITTWEEFLHSPSQVPVSQWQRDLGCRELEQSLHALERRDAHYFTNKLSGALQWRLFPEFGQRIAYLDIETTGAVAGLSHVTVVGVYDGSQPRVYVRGVDLDHFASDIDQFTMLVTYNGKLFDLPFLRQELGIPLAHAHIDLRYPLAALGYTGGLKKIERTLGLEREGPMSLLDGWCAVLLWQYHKQGEPRALETLLRYNLEDVIHLPALLACVYNSRIAQLPFSLPPVEFPQPPPISFQFDEALIFRTLADTGRAMAAAPQEEREHAIVDDGTLDEAIES